The DNA window TAACAGAACTACCAGTAAACGCCTCTGTTTGTATAGCAACAACCATATCCTGGTTATTTTTCTGTGGTAGCTGTACAGAAGATTTGCTGGTGGAGCTATCTTGCAGAGATGTTTCAAGGTAATAAGAGAAATTTTCCATTGAAGAAAAATGACGATTAACAATAACATAATCCTTCTCTAGGGACTCCATTAAATCAGCAACTGAATAGAAAAGAGGAAATCAGTACTTGCCCAAAAAGGAAAAACCACAAGCTGAATTGTAACATATAAGAAAGCAAACGGAATAGAATAGAATAAAAGCAGACCTCGAAGCTGATCCAATGAAGATTGGCTGCCATAAGCAGATCTCCCCATCCTATCATGCACAATACTTGGCACAATCCCATGAACACTGTCATTTCTGGATGTACTGTCATGAACCTTTGCCAGCATTGTTATGTTGTCATGCTCAGATGTGCTAGTTAATATAGCATTTCTATTAGCTGAGTGCAAGCAATGCCCCATTTGAGACCTTGTATTAGAAGCAGACGCATCAAACTGCTCAACTACTGATTTCATTTGTGGAAGTAGAGGAGATTTAGCATCCAGCAATAGCCTACAGAATTTTGTGGTGGTAAATATATGTAAGTAGCTTTGATATGCCTAACTGCTAGCACGTCAAAGCAGAAAGTCTCAACAGACATGAAATGCACCAATaagaaagcataaaaaaaaaatgaaggtccGGACTTCAGAACATTACCTTGGCTCCTCAAAGAACTTGTGATTGAAGAACTCCTTGAATGTTAATCGCTCAACTGCAAATAAAAGTCAGAACATCTACATGAAAATTTCATTGGTTACAGCACCAAGTGACTCCGTAATGACCCTTGTACTTTCTAGCTTGGCTTATATACTTCGGAGGTGTTTGGAACAATGCTagaggttgtttttcaaagtgtttttcggttagaaatgcattaaaataattttttttttattttttaaaattcattgatgacatcagcacatcaaaacgatccaaaatcacaaaaaaaaaaaattgaagcaaaaaaaaatatatatgcaaaacTCCGGTTGAAACGTGGGGCGAACACCCCCTTCCACCAGTAGTCCACCCcacccacatgcaaagacatACCAAGCATGTGCACAtatacaagaacaaaaatttcACCATAGTAATCAGTACCAGGGTTTCGGCATAAAAGGCTTCTGCAAAGATCCACACAATCTGGATGGAGCTCCTCCAACGCACCTTGTGGAAACCTAAGCTCTGTAGATGTCAAAATATTCTGGAAAAGCTGTTTACAGCAATTAGCAGTGAGAATTAGCCTTGAGCTGCATAATGTATGGCAAATCTTTAGGTTTCTCATATGTTTAGTTTGagtataattcttttaaaaacctGATATTGGCTGTTGCCATCAAATGGAGGCTTCCCAGTTACCAGCTGGAACAAAACTGCCCCAACACTCCATAAGTCAGCCTGcatatatgataaattatgttaaagaatatacttccaaaaaattaatttcattactgTCAATTTTATGTAAATTCAATGTTACATCACCTTCGCATCATACTTTTTATTCTGAATAATCTCTGGGGCCATGTATAATGGTGAGCCACATAGTGTATCAGCCAAGTCTGATGATGTCAAAGACCTGGCATATTTTAGAAATTCAGGGAGATAACCGAGTGTTAGAGAGAATCTCATGAGCATTATGAAGCAGCTTAGTATTTTAGGTTTTTGGCATTCAGatcaataagaaatatttgtcaAGTTTAGCAGCTTAACGAAGCTGCTACTTGCTTGTACAATTTTCTCAGTGAACTAGACTTTTCTACATGGTAATTATTACATAGagttaacaaatttatttacaaagctactaaaaaattgtgttttcacAGAGGTATAATAACAGAAACCAGCAATGTTACTTCCATGACGACCCCTTAAACCAAGAGCCGATCATAAATCTGATCATTCAATAGTATCTGGTTTTTGCGATGATTTAAGAAGTTTCATATAGAATTGGATCGCATTATTCAAATTATTCAAGAGCATATAAAGGCGAGCCCTTTTTATCAAATTGTCTCTCTGAAAGATAAACATGAAATTGGGATGCCACTTATGAAATATATGGGCCTGGATAAACTGTGATAAACTTTGTAGGCAAGCCAAATAAATGGGAATAGAACATTTTCAAATTGGTGGAGTATGCTAAAAACAACAGACATTTCTATTCTTAGAAAAATCTGAAATGAATATCACTTTCcgggagaaaaaaaacatcactaaCATCAAAGCATGCTTACCTTGCAAAGCCAAAATCACCTATCTTCAATTGTGGAGTTAAGTCATTTGATAACAAAAGTAGGTTCTGCAAGTATGACAACTTCCCAGTTCAGAATGACAGTAGAGTGAGAGAAGTTAGGctacgtttgggaacgcggctgcggctgcgttcccaaaaaatttgaatttttttttttttttttttactaaaatttaatatggtttgtatgttttggatcgttttgatgtactgatgtcaaaaatgatttttaaaaaataaaaaaacatcattggcatgcattttggcacgaaaagttatttgaaaagcacccacaaccacactgccaaacacgctctaactAGCGGTTAATAACCAATGAAAGCAAACTAGAACAGAACATAAGAGTACTGTATGAGTAGACAAAAAACAATATGTGCAGATGCAAAGGCCCTGACAAAAAGGATCCAAATGTGATGATATAGCCAGACACAACAACTACAACAATAAGATAATCTCACTAAATGTTGCCAGAATAGAACTTCGAAAATAATCAATGTACCTGTGGTTTTAAGTCTCTATGAATAAGATGTTTTTCTTGAAGCGCTTGCAACCCTGCAgctgcaaaaaaacaaaaacaaaaaacaaaaaaaaaaagtttgtttatTTCCCTCATGAACCGCGGTGAAAGGAAGGGATGGATATAGTACCAACAATCTATTTTGAGAAAAACCTCACGACTTTCCAATTAAGAATATCGATTTATTATAACCTTGCGTTAAATGTCCTCTTTTCCCATTTAATCTGAATTAATCATCCTTAAAACAAATAGCAACGCTTTTTAAATGTAAACAGACACTCAATTGCTCACTATTATAGTATAACAGTAATTAAACAGACAGCAAAAGAAATATTTGCAGGAACCCAATTGCAGAAACACTAAAAGCATGAAACCCATTATAGTTAAGCACCCAAAACAGCATCTTTCTAAGTTTAACCATTCAAAAACTATCTGCAAAGTTCATATTTCATGAAAATAGAACCACCAATATATCTATAAAAGGAAGATTAATAATTGATTGTGTGGAATACCCAATTGCCTCATAAAGTGCCTTGCTACAGCCTCAGTTACTTTCCCATGGCGTTGAATATACCCAGCAAGATCACCTCCATCACAGTATTCCAATACAAGAAATATCCTATCTTCAGTCTAAACAATATCAttatagaaaaatcaaattacagcaagaccatattaaaaaataacaagcgCGCGCGCACACAAGGGGAAGGAGAGTAGAGTTTACCTCAAAGGACTCAAAAAGGCGGATAATGTTGGGGTGATTTATAGTACTAAGAATAGAAATTTCTTTGAGCAAATTATCACTAACTTTTGGACTAAGtaattttttgtcaatttctttaACCGCAACTTCTAAACACGAAGACCGGTGTTTAGCCCTCCGAACAACAGCAAAAGATCCCCGCCCGATTATCGGGCCAAGAATATAATCACCAATCAAACGGGTCTGGTTAAGATCCAtcgaaggaagaaaaaagaaggaaaactaAAAAGACTGGGTCTCGGTCTAGGTCTAGATGGGTTGATATTGGTATGATTAAAGAgtgacaagaaaatattgatcATGCAGTTGCTTTTGCAGCTGTTGTCGTAGACTCATGTTGGTGGTCTTTTACGTGTTTGGCTAAATAGTCCCTGATATATAAGAAGGACAGAATATACCGGGGGCAcacagttatttttatttaaaaatatattaaaataatatattttttaatttttttatattaacacattaaaataatttaaaaataaaaaaaaattaatttcaaataaaaaaagattaaagttTTTCTTAAggaattaacttttttaaaaaaattattttttaaaaaaatcatgattaaatcacaaaaacaaatacaaactcATATTTCACAAGCTTCACAACTTGTGTATTTTTTCAAGGATTTgcatagttatttttttcaacttttttgcACCTTTTTGGTTTTAATCTTGGTTTTTGGTTGTATTTGTTTGCtctatatattattattctcttatttttttaggttagttTTGGTtatgctttataatttatagaaTCTTAcggtatttaaaaaataattagtaatattttattagttagttGTTAtattcacttttaaaaaaatagatataaatagaaaaaagaaattataggtATAAATATTCTCATTACTTTTAGTAGGTCATGAGTTTCATaagtttgtttctttctttatggTGACCTCAAAGAGTAATTAGTAGGAAGCTATTAATTACTCTATGAATGTATCTCCAaggaaaaatgttattttgaagAGTTAAGTTGATAAAATAgcattttgaataatataaatatgtttttttattattatgtatactccaatgaaaaaaaccatttgaaaaGCCAATTGTATTGAAGTGGaagaaataaatgttttattttttctttaatgagtttaatatcatttttttccatatggctacatttaattggtttatatttttattggccttactttgttggttttagcttttttttaaagatatgtataaataatatttttggaagagaaaagaTATTTTGACATTTTGTTTAGCATTCCCTTTGAAGCATGTAAAACAAGCATGGAaaagtcaaaataatattttttatttatttttggcttTCCATTTAGCACACTCCTTAAGTTGCTCTAAGCACCATAAAATTTCCCAAAGTAATAAGATTACTCTTATATTTACCtggattaattatattatagattAATTTAGCTCATACTAATTTATTGGCACGCGTTATGCTGCTGGTCAGATTAAAGTTAttttgaacatgaaaaaaaaaagttcaagcaCAAGAAActatttgacattgttattaaacctgaaTTAGCAGTCTACTCTAACTTCTTACCTAACTCgtgtttaaaattaacttgcGTGAGAGTTGTCATGATATGATACCGTCGACttggaaaactcaaaagaaaccaagatGATAGGTAATTAAAAAGCGTcgtttaactttaaaaaaaattcgagatgatgtttttttttaaattatgacaATGACATATTGGATTTATCCAAATTTCACGACTAACCCTCCAAACTCATGACCCAGATCATGAACTCCACGGGgtttaataaattgttttttaaaaaaactatttttttttacttaattatatgatagcaaaaaaaataaacactagaaaaattaaacaccaataaaataccagaatatttgtttgagactataataacctcattgaaagcaaagcaaaacaaaaaatgaagaccaatttaaaatcaaccaaatactgaatgataaaattaaaaaaataaagtaaaaagaattcattcaaaagaaagaaattggaagattgaatttaaaagaaaagaaaaaaaacctcgacCCAACGGTTCAACCTTATAActtcttgatttaatttcttatctagcctaggtttaaaattaattcacatGGAAGTCGTCTTGATATGATCCAATTGATTTGATAGGTCAAAAACGCATTGGATGACtggtaaaaacattatttgactttaaaaaacttaaagataatattttttttttaatattgaaagggTGACATATAGGATCAACCCGGGCTTCGTGGcttaacctatcaaacctgcAATCCAAATCACGGACTCCACTTGgtttcacaagttttttttattttttacttaatgatatgataataaaaatagacgctCGTACAATTGAGCATCAACCAAAAGTAACGATGTGTATTTGAGATGATGATACCTACTAAAGAgtaaacaaatacaaattatgaagattaattcaaaatcaaccaatattgaaagatgaaattgaaaagaaagacaaaaagaattcaattaaaagaaaaaagaaattggaagattgaattaaaaaaaaacaggaaaaaagagAGCCCAACACAACGGGTCAACCTTAAAACCTCTAAATTCGATTTAATGTCTAGCTTGGGTGTAAGATTAACCCTCATAAAATTTGCCTAGACGTGACCCGATTGGCTTGGCGGGTTTAAAGACAATACGGACAACCagtaaaaaacatggtttggctttataaaaaaattcaagatgacatctttttttttaatattgaaactacaacatattagatcgacccAAACTTTGCAGTTTAGCCCACCAAAACTCGTGATCTAGATAGTAGACTCCACtcagtttaaatatttttttaactacgttttacttaataatatgatataaaaaaataggcgcttgtaaaattaagaaccaacaaaatatcaagatgtttttttagacctcatagaaagtataccaaaacaaattataaagaccgattcaaaatatgcaaaatgttacaagatgaaattggaaagaaaaaaaaaaggacagaaaggatttaattgaaaaacaaaaatggaagatggaattaaaaaaaaaacaggaaataaaaaagagg is part of the Populus trichocarpa isolate Nisqually-1 chromosome 2, P.trichocarpa_v4.1, whole genome shotgun sequence genome and encodes:
- the LOC7478809 gene encoding serine/threonine-protein kinase ATG1a, which produces MDLNQTRLIGDYILGPIIGRGSFAVVRRAKHRSSCLEVAVKEIDKKLLSPKVSDNLLKEISILSTINHPNIIRLFESFETEDRIFLVLEYCDGGDLAGYIQRHGKVTEAVARHFMRQLAAGLQALQEKHLIHRDLKPQNLLLLSNDLTPQLKIGDFGFARSLTSSDLADTLCGSPLYMAPEIIQNKKYDAKADLWSVGAVLFQLVTGKPPFDGNSQYQLFQNILTSTELRFPQGALEELHPDCVDLCRSLLCRNPVERLTFKEFFNHKFFEEPRLLLDAKSPLLPQMKSVVEQFDASASNTRSQMGHCLHSANRNAILTSTSEHDNITMLAKVHDSTSRNDSVHGIVPSIVHDRMGRSAYGSQSSLDQLRVADLMESLEKDYVIVNRHFSSMENFSYYLETSLQDSSTSKSSVQLPQKNNQDMVVAIQTEAFTGSSVSSANDPQVHGSEPLTASCVPNILREVQGLPIPHPSIKLHFLNQYAQAIVELAQEKYDSGLFLESFSVELVVLAIWKKVLEICNHWVASNEGSELPESSSANESTFVHGGIDLIPPASGKMDFIEPSSAYKWAEKSFILAFDRTEKLSHNLRYMDAAAEMPDAMELIFQEALAVGRSGAVDEYMENKGGADVSYSKAMLLLHFIAEEATSLPLKPPFSLTSACRKRIQSYILNLQSHRSHFSMLQPIPEQSPDSPTK